The following are encoded in a window of Lates calcarifer isolate ASB-BC8 linkage group LG20, TLL_Latcal_v3, whole genome shotgun sequence genomic DNA:
- the mrpl22 gene encoding 39S ribosomal protein L22, mitochondrial encodes MATTMTGRGIAFLRNISGVLQLKVRTLQVLGGSPQQLSCLHTSSSLESKAWEKKNLKVYPPQLPDEPRRPAEIHHSRRQIKYSKDKMWYLAKMIQGLSIDEAIAQLEFNDKKGAKIMKEVLLEAQEKAVKNHNVEYKSNLYVAESYSGKGRYLKRIRYHGRGMFGIMDKVYCHYFVKLVEGSPPKTVEKTSFDQAKQYVQNLKSRTIIHSL; translated from the exons ATGGCGACCACAATGACAGGACGTG gTATCGCTTTTCTTAGGAACATATCTGGAGTGTTACAGCTCAAGGTAAGAAC GCTACAGGTTCTGGGTGGCAGTCCTCAGCAGCTCTCATGTCTCCACACCAGCTCTTCACTGGAATCAAAAGCCTGGGAGAAGAAGAACCTGAAGGTGTATCCACCTCAGCTGCCAGACGAACCCCGCAGACCGGCA GAGATCCACCACAGCAGGAGGCAGATTAAGTACAGCAAAGACAAGATGTGGTACCTGGCCAAAATG ATTCAAGGGCTGAGCATCGATGAGGCCATTGCCCAGCTGGAGTTCAACGACAAGAAAGGCGCAAAGATCATGAAAGAG GTCCTTCTTGAAGCTCAGGAGAAGGCAGTCAAGAATCACAATGTAGAGTACAAATCCAACCTGTATGTAG CTGAGTCCTACTCTGGCAAAGGAAGGTACCTGAAGAGGATCCGTTACCATGGCCGCGGGATGTTTGGCATCATGGACAAAGTTTACTGTCACTACTTCGTCAAGCTGGTGGAGGGCTCGCCGCCCAAAACAGTGGAGAAGACCAGCTTCGACCAGGCCAAACAGTACGTCCAGAACCTCAAGAGCCGAACCATCATCCACAGTCTATAG
- the gemin5 gene encoding LOW QUALITY PROTEIN: gem-associated protein 5 (The sequence of the model RefSeq protein was modified relative to this genomic sequence to represent the inferred CDS: deleted 1 base in 1 codon) — translation MHERSLPASPNWYCSRCSDVNSDGLLGVGAKNIIYLINVSASSCRVVGELVGHKDLVSGFSFCQHAGQSHVCVSSHSDGSICFWDSHSKTLLSEHAAHQNPVSAVHWSPVDKNLVVSGDEKGIVVCHWYHTGDTASFFPEPRTIFCLTCSPHTWNVVAVGYKDGMIVLIDVSKKGEVMQRLRGHDDEIHSLVWSPVTGEDTLYNRPEDSEAANGESAGEERGCYLASGSKDQTVRIWSTSKGKAVMTLKLPYLKKRGSAVDPGVKERLWLNVHWPKGRRTQLVSSCFSGELVLWDLTRSGKQRWTLLGTSSDSQNHSRIVFNMSSVHLQDDRELLLSTSMDREIKCWDLASLDCCWTLPTLGGFVYSLTFSPVGAGCLALGVGDNMIRVWNTLTTQNQYDTRSFWQGIKSKVTALAWHPKKEGSLSFGTDDGKVGIYDVFSNKPPQISSSYHRKTVYTLAWGPPVPPMSFGAGGKSSYSLYSCAGEGVILQHDPSKLSGEASDIDKLIRDTNNIKHKLSPHTDLSWKPDGKVVAIGNEDGCIDVYQAPSLKLLCSIQQHHKIINTLRWHHDHSSPPELHCLLASGSSNAIVYVHDLLLHYRWEETTHCTPPESPVVLTEPYRRLCGHTAKITSMAWSPHHEARLVTVSYDGTAQVWDVLQEEAVSNYRGHVGYLLCVDWSPVDPDVIWTGGKDFTVQEWRVSKQEFTKPPKGKKMAELREKKRTNPKQKKKNNKASGAGGAAASEMNGGPVTGGEKIVTGQELSAEDEEDEVSSTSSPVPPPATFEIQRKSTTAAKSKDKPDTNLLKKKKPRSMLPISTSMDHRPKEELLQDCITLASVKHTSVPPAGCVPGQGEHIHLGLFSDRQALQRMFESEEEGHVEAGHYDSVVYLRLWSGDVEGALQLATEKGELNDHLLSIAPMAGFKVWSQTVEAYVKQLCLQEQYLKAASHLLSINKLYEAIDLLHSHKLYREAIALAKARLPADEPILKELYSSWAAVLEKDGHFSAAAKCYLASGASFDAAKVIARKNDVSSLRAAASLARISGEVTLAQSLALRCAKDLAAAQNWVEAQEVLSSQESLLVHRLHLCVTELLSAILADSVVVSQSSVSSHPWASPGDGHISIQDRVRVVWEEQFGVSQTSAGHHSARALLQELKSVDSPAPSASIPFRQVLLYSSLHLTHSVLSWLLDDDEQLIKELWQAVAWLRDSGHFCASAEFCRLLFPDGDVTVCSGKHPKTLHLTGEEAKAAANSLQAFVHYHRLYECWWSISARNQKIHNGLSVSAAGDEVNDRVMNGGISESGESVCPPTRRLEKLDLDASLLLSESHAACQAAQRSIREIQERLAAMVLQHSRAPGGQLGSGEKQADTPTQIYSTRESPDRQGSADAGKRPDDQESFLSLSSKMSEHQKQLADLPETIKMYPHPDVVECCLILLHFTKSSTSVSESLQQEAKDLLRKYGSSPSVLKSSRPFLT, via the exons ATGCACGAAAGGTCGCTGCCCGCCTCTCCCAACTGGTACTGCTCGCGCTGCAGTGACGTCAACAGCGACGGTTTACTGGGCGTCGGAGCcaaaaacatcatttatttaattaatgtgTCTGCATCCTCCTGCAGGGTGGTAG gtgagCTTGTCGGCCACAAAGACTTGGTGTCAGGCTTTTCGTTCTGTCAGCATGCAGGACAGAGCCACGTCTGTGTCAGCTCTCACAGTGATGGGAGTATTTGCTTCTGGGACTCACACAGCAAGACTCTTTTAAGCGAGCATGCAGCTCATCAG AACCCGGTCTCAGCTGTGCACTGGTCCCCGGTGGATAAAAACCTGGTGGTGTCAGGGGATGAGAAGGGCATCGTTGTGTGTCACTGGTACCACACAGGAGACACTGCCAGCTTCTTTCCCGAGCCCAGGACCATTTTCTGCCTCACCTGCTCCCCTCACACCTGGAACGTTGTGGCCGTCGG GTATAAAGATGGAATGATCGTGCTGATTGACGTGAGTAAGAAAGGCGAGGTGATGCAGCGTCTCCGTGGACATGACGATGAGATCCATTCGCTGGTGTGGTCTCCAGTCACCGGTGAGGACACCCTCTACAACAGACCTGAGGACAGTGAAG CAGCTAATGGAGAGTCTGCGGGGGAGGAGAGGGGCTGCTATCTTGCCTCTGGAAGCAAAGACCAGACAGTGAGGATCTGGAGCACATCGAAGGGTAAAG CTGTAATGACTCTGAAGCTGCCGTATTTGAAGAAACGAGGCTCTGCAGTCGACCCTGGGGTCAAAGAGAGACTCTGGCTCAACGTCCACTGGCCAAAGGGACGACGGACACAACTCGTGTCCAGCTGCTtcag tggTGAGTTGGTGTTGTGGGACTTGACCAGGTCAGGGAAGCAGAGGTGGACTCTGCTGGGGACATCCTCAGACAGTCAGAACCACAGCAGGATCGTCTTCAACATGAGTTCAGTTCACCTGCAGGACGACAGAGAGCTGCTCCTCAGCACCTCCATGGACAGAGAG ATTAAATGCTGGGACCTGGCGTCTCTGGACTGCTGCTGGACTCTGCCCACCCTGGGTGGCTTCGTCTACAGTCTGACCTTCTCCCCTGTGGGTGCAGGGTGTCTGGCACTGGGTGTTGGCGACAACATGATCCGGGTCTGGAACACACTGACTACTCAGAACCAGTACGACACCAGGTCCTTCTGGCAGGGCATCAAGTCCAAGGTCACAGCG CTGGCGTGGCACCCGAAGAAAGAGGGATCCTTGTCTTTTGGAACAGACGACGGTAAAGTTGGAATCTACGATGTCTTCTCAAACAA GCCTCCTCAGATATCGAGCTCCTATCACCGAAAAACAGTGTACACATTGGCTTGGGGACCCCCAGTCCCCCCAATGTCATTTG GTGCAGGAGGCAAGTCGTCCTACAGCCTGTACAGCTGTGCTGGTGAAGGTGTCATCCTGCAGCACGATCCGTCTAAGCTGAGCGGAGAGGCGTCAGACATCGACAAGCTCATCAGAGACACTAACAACATCAAG CACAAGCTGTccccacacactgacctcagcTGGAAGCCAGATGGGAAAGTGGTTGCCATCGGCAACGAGGACGG GTGTATTGATGTGTATCAGGCTCCCAGTCTGAAGCTGTTGTGCAGCATCCAGCAACACCACAAGATCATCAACACACTGCGGTGGCATCACGACCACAGCTCTCCACCTGAGCTACACTGCCTCCTGGCCTCGGGCTCCAGCAACGCCATCGTCTATGTGCATGATCTCCTGCTCCATTATAGGTGGGAGGAGACCACACATTGT aCTCCTCCAGAGAGCCCTGTGGTGTTGACAGAGCCGTATCGCAGGCTGTGTGGTCATACAGCTAAAATTACCAGCATGGCCTGGAGTCCACACCATGAGGCCCGATTGGTCACTGTCTCATATGATGGCACAGCTCAG GTGTGGGATGTGCTGCAGGAGGAAGCTGTCTCTAACTACCGGGGTCACGTGGGTTACCTGCTGTGTGTGGACTGGTCGCCTGTTGATCCTGATGTGATCTGGACTGGAGGGAAGGACTTCACCGTGCAGGAGTGGAGAGTTTCTAAACAAGAGTTTACAAAGCCACCTAAAG GGAAAAAGATGGCTGAgctgagggagaagaagaggaccAATCctaagcagaagaagaagaacaataAAGCGTCAGGGGCCGGAGGCGCTGCGGCT TCAGAGATGAATGGGGGGCCAGTTACAGGAGGAGAGAAGATTGTGACGGGACAGGAGCTGTCTGCtgaggatgaagaagatgaagtCAGCTCAACAAGCAGTCCTGTTCCTCCACCAG CCACTTTTGAGATACAGAGAAAATCCACTACTGCTGCTAAGAGCAAAGACAAACCAG ACACAAAcctgctgaagaagaagaagcctcGCTCCATGCTGCCCATCAGTACATCCATGGACCATCGGCCCaaagaggagctgctgcaggactgcATCACTCTGGCCTCTGTCAAACACACCAGTG TGCCCCCTGCAGGCTGTGTCCCAGGCCAGGGAGAGCACATCCATCTAGGCCTCTTCTCTGACAGACAGGCTCTGCAGCGCATGTTTGAGTCTGAAG AGGAGGGTCACGTGGAGGCGGGTCACTACGACTCTGTTGTGTACCTGCGACTGTGGAGTGGAGACGTGGAGGGAGCGCTGCAGCTCGCCACAGAGAAAGGAGAGCTGAATGACCACCTGCTTTCCATCGCTCCTATGG ctgggTTCAAGGTGTGGAGCCAGACAGTGGAGGCCTACGTCAAGCAGCTGTGTCTGCAGGAGCAGTACCTGAAGGCAGCATCTCACCTACTATCAATCAACAAGCTGTATGAGGCCATCGACCTGCTGCACTCACACAAGCTCTACAG GGAGGCCATAGCTCTGGCGAAAGCCAGGCTGCCAGCAGACGAGCCGATCCTGAAGGAGCTGTACAGCTCCTGGGCTGCCGTGCTGGAGAAGGACGGACATTTCTCTGCCGCTGCTAAATG TTACTTGGCTTCTGGGGCCAGTTTTGACGCTGCAAAAGTCATCGCCAGGAAGAACGACGTCTCCTCTCTGAGGGCGGCGGCCAGTCTAGCGAGAATTTCTGGGGAGGTCACTCTGGCTCAGTCACTGGCACTGAGGTGTGCTAAAGACCTGGCTGCTGCTCAGAACTGGGTTGAAGCCCAGGAGGTCCTGAGCTCACAGGAGAGTTTGCTG GTCCACAGGCTGCATCTCTGCgtcactgagctgctgtctgCGATTTTGGCAGACTCCGTTGTTGTATCTCAGTCCTCAGTCTCCAGTCACCCATGGGCGTCGCCAGGTGACGGTCACATCAGCATCCAGGACCGAGTGAGAGTCGTGTGGGAGGAGCAGTTTGGTGTTTCACAGACGTCAGCAGGACATCACAGCGCCAGAGCTCTCCTGCAGGAGCTGAAGTCTGTGGACAGTCCAGCACCCAGTGCCAGTATCCCCTTCAGACAG GTTCTGCTGtattcatccctccatctgaCCCATTCTGTATTGAGCTGGTTGTTGGACGATGATGAACAGCTGATAAAGGAGCTGTGGCAGGCAGTGGCGTGGCTTAGAGACTCAGGACACTTCTGTGCCTCTGCAGAGTTCTGCAGGCTGCTGTTCCCTGATG GTGACGTCACTGTTTGTTCCGGGAAACATCCCAAGACACTTCATCTCACAGGAGAAGAAGCCAAAGCTGCTGCCAACAGCCTGCAGGCCTTCGTCCATTACCACCGTCTGTATGAATGCTGGTGGAGCATCTCAGCCAGGAATCAGAAGATCCACAACGGACTTTCCGTCTCAGCTGCTGGAGACGAGGTGAACGACAGAGTGATGAACGGAGGAATATCAGAGTCAGGAGAGAGCGTCTGCCCACCTACCAGAAGGCTGGAGAAACTGGACTTAGATGCGTCACTTCTTCTGTCTGAGTCTCATGCTGCCTGTCAGGCCGCCCAGAGGTCCATTAGAGAGATCCAGGAGCGGTTGGCTGCCATGGTGCTGCAGCACAGCCGGGCCCCGGGAGGGCAGCTTGGCTCTGGGGAGAAACAAGctgacacacccacacagatatACTCCACCAGAGAGTCACCGGACAGACAGGGGTCTGCTGATGCTGGGAAACG GCCTGATGACCAGGagtctttcctctctttgtcttccaaGATGTCAGAGCACCAGAAACAGCTGGCTGACCTTCCAGAAACAATCAAG atgTATCCTCATCCAGATGTTGTTGAATGTTGCCTTATTCTCCTGCACTTCACCAAGTCTTCAACATCTGTTTCTGAGTCCCTGCAACAAGAGGCCAAAGATTTGCTCCGTAAATACGGATCAAGTCCGTCTGTCCTGAAATCCTCCCGACCATTCCTCACCTGA
- the cnot8 gene encoding CCR4-NOT transcription complex subunit 8, giving the protein MPAALTDSSQIICEVWASNVEDEMRKIRQIIQSYNYIAMDTEFPGVVVRPIGEFRSTVDYQYQLLRCNVDLLKIIQLGLTFMNEDGDYPPGTTTWQFNFKFNLTEDMYSQDSIDLLQNSGLQFKKHEEEGIDTLYFAELLMTSGLVLCENVKWLSFHSGYDFGYLVKLLTDARLPEEEHDFFQILNLFFPAIYDVKYLMKSCKNLKGGLQEVADQLELKRIGRQHQAGSDSLLTGMAFFRMKELFFEDNIDDAKYCGRLYGLGSGSSQPQNGISSSGQEETNNKH; this is encoded by the exons ATGCCAGCCGCACTTACAGATTCCAGTCAGATAATCTGTGAGGTCTGGGCGAGCAATGTGGAGGACGAAATGAGGAAGATCAGGCAGATTATCCAAAGCTATAATTACATTGCCATG GACACAGAATTCCCTGGAGTCGTCGTCCGACCGATTGGCGAGTTTCGCAGCACAGTGGACTACCAGTACCAGCTGCTGAGGTGTAACGTCGACCTCCTGAAGATCATCCAGCTCGGGCTCACGTTCATGAATGAGGATGGAGACTATCCCCCCGGCACGACGACGTGGCAGTTCAACTTCAAATTCAACCTCAC agaaGACATGTACTCACAGGACTCCATAGACCTGCTCCAGAACTCCGGCCTCCAGTTTAAAAAACACGAAGAAGAAGGAATCGACACACTCTACTTTGCTGAGCTCCTCATGACATCTGGTCTGgtcctgtgtgaaaatgtgaagtGGCTCTCCTTTCACAG TGGCTATGACTTTGGGTATCTGGTGAAGCTCCTGACAGACGCACGGCTCCCTGAGGAGGAACACGACTTCTTCCAGATCCTCAACCTGTTCTTCCCTGCAATCTACGACGTCAAATACTTGATGAAAAGCTGCAAGAACTTAAAG GGGGGACTCCAGGAAGTGGCGGACCAGCTGGAGCTGAAGAGGATCGGGCGGCAGCATCAGGCTGGATCAGACTCGTTGCTCACTGGCATGGCGTTCTTCAGGATGAAAGAG cttttctttgaaGACAACATTGACGACGCAAAGTATTGTGGGAGATTGTACGGCTTGGGTTCGGGCTCCAGCCAACCCCAGAACGGCATCTCCAGCTCGGGCCAGGAGGAGACAAACAACAAGCACTGA